A single genomic interval of Arachis duranensis cultivar V14167 chromosome 7, aradu.V14167.gnm2.J7QH, whole genome shotgun sequence harbors:
- the LOC107458370 gene encoding ABC transporter G family member 31 isoform X1: protein MTTSDGSEYFEIVSIGNESFARASNAETVEEDEEELRWAALSRLPSQKRSNYAVLRASSSRRRSPFGSEEKSKPGGGEKEELIDVRKLSRQHRELVVKKALATNEQDNYQLLFAIKERLDRVGLEVPKIEVRYKDLNVHADVQIGSRSLPTLINFTRDVIENILTSLRIFRPRRHSLTILNNVSGVIKPGRMTLLLGPPGSGKSTLLSALAGKLDKNLKKTGSITYNGYDINDFYVKRTSAYISQTDNNIAELTVRETLDFAARCQGAKEGFAVYTKDLGRLEKERNIRPSPEIDAFMKASSIGGKKHSVITDYILKVLGLDICSETIVGNEMIRGVSGGQRKRVTTGEMVVGPRKTLFMDEISTGLDSSTTYQIVKCIRNFVHQMEATVLMALLQPAPETFDLFDDLVLLSEGYVVYQGPREDVLEFFESIGFQLPPRKGVADFLQEVTSKKDQEQYWADPSKPYQYVSVLEIAEAFRNSKFGSYMESMQAHPFDKSKCHPSALAKSQFAVSKWELFKACFSREIILIKRHSFLYIFRTFQVAFVGFVTCTIFLRTRLHPTDEVNGNLYLSALFFGLIHMMFNGFSELPLMITRLPVFYKQRDNLFYPAWAWSLSSWILRVPYSVIEAIIWSAVVYYTVGFAPSAGRFFRYMILLFTVHQMALGLFRMMASIARDMVLANTFGSAALLVIFLLGGFIIPKGVIKPWWIWGYWLSPLTYGQRAISVNEFTASRWMEKSAINHNTVGDNILRLHSLPSDGYWYWIGVGVLALYAIFFNNMVTVALAYLNPLQKARTVILSDDDSENNSSRDATNQVHELTIREESNKKGMILPFQPLTMTFHNVNYSVEMPKVFRKQGIPETRLQLLSNVSGVFSPGVLTALVGSSGAGKTTLMDVLAGRKTGGHIEGDIKISGYPKVQRTFARIAGYVEQNDIHSPQVTIEESLWFSSSLRLPKDVSISQRHEFVEQVMQLVELDTLRHALVGMPGSSGLSTEQRKRLTIAVELVANPSIIFMDEPTSGLDARAAAIVMRTVRNTVDTGRTVVCTIHQPSIDIFEAFDELLLMKRGGRVIYGGKLGVRSQIMIDYFQGISGIPPIPDGYNPATWVLEVTTSAVEERIGADFADIYTSSDQFREVEASILQNGDPPAGSKPLKFDTTYSQNLFSQFYYCIWKQNLVYWRSPPYNAMRLFFTAISALIFGTVFWKVGLKRSTPQDLMMVMGALYSACLFLGVNNASSVQPIVSIERTVFYREKAAGMYSPIAYAAAQGLIEIPYIAVQTILFGIITYLMVEFERTAGNISTYPKFFLYLLFMFLTFTYFTFYGMMAVGFTPSQHLAAVLSSAFYSLWNLLSGFLVPKSRIPGWWIWFYYICPVSWTLRGIVTSQLGDVGTTISGPGFNGTVKGYLSASLGYDDKINGISSVGLSVIVLIGFILIFFGSFAISVKVLNFQRR, encoded by the exons ATGACGACCTCCGATGGGAGCGAGTACTTCGAGATAGTATCGATCGGGAATGAGAGCTTTGCGAGGGCGTCGAACGCTGAGACGGTGGAGGAGGACGAGGAGGAGCTCCGGTGGGCGGCTCTCTCCAGATTGCCGTCTCAGAAGCGTAGCAACTACGCCGTCCTCCGAGCCTCATCGTCTCGCCGGAGATCTCCCTTCGGCTCGGAGGAGAAGTCGAAACCCGGCGGAGGTGAAAAAGAAGAACTGATCGACGTCAGGAAGCTCAGTCGCCAGCACCGTGAGCTCGTCGTCAAGAAAGCCCTCGCTACCAACGAACAAGATAATTACCAACTCCTCTTCGCCATCAAAGAACGCCTCGATAG GGTTGGATTGGAGGTGCCGAAGATTGAAGTGAGGTACAAGGATTTGAATGTGCATGCTGATGTTCAAATCGGTTCTAGATCTCTCCCAACTCTGATCAATTTCACTCGTGACGTCATTGAG AATATACTAACGAGTTTGAGGATATTTCGACCTAGACGGCATTCACTTACTATATTGAACAATGTCAGTGGTGTTATCAAACCTGGAAG GATGACTTTGCTACTTGGACCTCCGGGATCGGGAAAGTCCACTTTACTTTCGGCTCTAGCGGGCAAGCTTGATAAGAACCTAAAG AAAACTGGCAGCATAACATACAACGGCTATGATATAAATGACTTTTATGTTAAACGGACATCTGCTTACATTAGCCAAACAGATAATAATATTGCAGAACTGACCGTGCGAGAAACTCTTGACTTTGCTGCTAGATGTCAAGGCGCAAAAGAAGGTTTTGCag TTTATACCAAGGACCTGGGCCGCTTAGAGAAGGAAAGGAACATACGACCTAGTCCAGAAATCGACGCATTTATGAAG GCATCATCTATTGGTGGTAAAAAGCACAGTGTAATAACTGATTACATTTTGAAAGTGCTTGGTCTTGATATTTGTTCAGAGACCATAGTTGGTAACGAAATGATTAGGGGGGTCTCAGGTGGacaaagaaaaagagttacAACAG GAGAGATGGTTGTTGGTCCAAGAAAAACACTATTTATGGATGAAATATCAACTGGACTTGATAGCTCTACCACATACCAGATAGTAAAATGCATAAGGAATTTTGTCCATCAAATGGAGGCTACCGTGCTCATGGCCCTCCTTCAGCCAGCTCCTGAGACATTTGACCTGTTTGATGATCTGGTACTCCTATCAGAAGGTTACGTGGTATATCAAGGCCCAAGAGAAGACGTACTTGAGTTTTTTGAGTCAATAGGTTTTCAACTTCCACCACGTAAGGGTGTTGCAGACTTTCTTCAGGAG GTGACCTCTAAAAAGGATCAGGAACAATATTGGGCTGATCCTTCGAAGCCATACCAATATGTCTCAGTTCTTGAGATTGCAGAAGCCTTCAGGAATTCCAAATTTGGAAGCTATATGGAATCCATGCAGGCTCATCCGTTTGATAAAtcaaaatgtcatccttcaGCTTTGGCTAAATCTCAGTTTGCTGTGTCGAAGTGGGAGCTCTTTAAAGCTTGCTTTTCACGAGAAATTATTTTGATCAAAAGGCACAGTTTTCTTTACATCTTTAGGACGTTCCAG GTTGCTTTTGTTGGATTTGTCACATGCACAATATTCCTGCGAACAAGATTACATCCCACAGATGAGGTTAACGGAAACCTTTATCTTTCTGCTCTATTTTTTGGGCTCATTCACATGATGTTTAATGGTTTCTCTGAGCTACCTCTCATGATAACTCGGCTTCCAGTATTTTATAAGCAAAGAGACAATTTATTCTATCCTGCATGGGCATGGTCTCTTTCTAGTTGGATTCTCCGTGTACCCTACTCTGTTATTGAGGCTATAATATGGTCTGCTGTTGTATACTACACTGTTGGATTTGCCCCTTCCGCGGGAAG GTTTTTTCGCTATATGATTTTACTGTTTACAGTGCATCAAATGGCATTAGGTCTATTCCGGATGATGGCTTCTATCGCACGGGACATGGTTCTTGCGAATACATTTGGATCAGCTGCACTGTTAGTTATATTCTTGCTTGGAGGGTTTATTATCCCGAAAG GTGTGATTAAGCCATGGTGGATTTGGGGTTACTGGTTGTCCCCCCTTACATATGGACAACGCGCAATTTCTGTTAATGAGTTTACTGCTTCAAGATGGATGGAG AAATCTGCAATTAATCACAACACAGTTGGTGACAATATCCTCCGTCTACACAGCTTACCAAGTGATGGTTACTGGTATTGGATTGGTGTTGGCGTTTTGGCACTCTATGCAATCTTTTTCAACAATATGGTTACTGTGGCCTTGGCCTATCTAAATC CACTTCAGAAAGCACGGACAGTTATTCTTTCTGACGATGATTCAGAAAATAACTCTTCTAGAGATG CTACGAATCAGGTCCATGAATTGACTATTAGAGAAGAAAGTAATAAGAAAGGAATGATTCTTCCATTTCAACCACTGACAATGACATTCCACAAtgttaattattctgttgaaaTGCCGAAG GTGTTTAGAAAGCAAGGCATACCAGAAACTCGGTTGCAGCTATTGTCAAATGTGAGCGGAGTTTTTTCACCTGGTGTCCTTACAGCACTAGTGGGGTCTAGTGGGGCCGGAAAGACCACTTTAATGGATGTACTTGCCGGCAGGAAAACTGGAGGGCATATAGAAGGAGACATTAAAATATCTGGTTACCCAAAAGTGCAACGGACATTTGCTAGAATAGCAGGATATGTTGAACAAAATGATATACATTCTCCTCAAGTTACGATTGAGGAATCCCTATGGTTTTCTTCATCTTTACGCCTGCCAAAGGATGTCAGCATCAGTCAAAGACAT GAATTTGTTGAACAAGTAATGCAACTTGTTGAGCTTGACACTTTGAGACATGCATTGGTTGGTATGCCTGGCAGTTCTGGATTATCAACAGAGCAGAGAAAGCGATTGACAATTGCAGTAGAGCTTGTAGCAAACCCTTCCATTATTTTTATGGATGAACCTACATCTGGACTAGATGCACGTGCAGCAGCAATTGTCATGCGAACTGTTCGTAATACGGTTGATACTGGAAGAACTGTGGTTTGCACCATACATCAACCAAGTATTGATATATTTGAAGCATTTGATGAA TTACTTCTTATGAAACGTGGGGGAAGAGTAATATATGGGGGAAAGCTTGGTGTGCGCTCACAGATAATGATAGACTACTTTCAG GGAATCAGTGGAATTCCCCCCATTCCAGATGGCTACAATCCAGCTACTTGGGTGCTTGAGGTTACTACTTCGGCTGTCGAAGAAAGAATTGGTGCAGATTTTGCAGACATATATACAAGTTCTGACCAATTTAG GGAGGTGGAAGCTTCGATTCTTCAAAATGGAGACCCTCCTGCTGGCTCAAAACCACTGAAGTTTGACACCACATATTCACAAAACTTGTTCTCCCAATTTTATTATTGCATATGGAAACAAAACCTTGTGTACTGGAGAAGCCCACCATATAATGCCATGAGGCTATTCTTCACTGCAATCAGTGCTCTGATATTTGGAACTGTATTTTGGAAAGTTGGCTTAAAAAG GTCAACTCCTCAGGATCTTATGATGGTTATGGGAGCTCTGTATTCTGCATGCTTGTTTCTCGGGGTAAATAATGCTTCTTCTGTGCAGCCCATTGTTTCTATAGAAAGAACAGTGTTTTACAGGGAGAAAGCAGCTGGGATGTACTCTCCAATCGCATACGCTGCCGCTCAG GGGCTGATAGAGATACCATACATTGCTGTTCAGACTATTCTATTTGGTATAATCACATATTTGATGGTCGAATTTGAAAGGACAGCTGGTAATATTTCAACTTACC CGAAATTTTTTCTCTATCTCTTGTTCATGTTCTTAACCTTCACCTACTTCACCTTTTACGGCATGATGGCCGTTGGATTTACTCCTTCTCAACACTTGGCAGCTGTTCTTTCCTCAGCATTTTATTCTCTGTGGAATCTTCTTTCTGGTTTTCTTGTGCCAAAATCG AGGATTCCAGGATGGTGGATTTGGTTCTATTATATCTGCCCGGTTTCGTGGACATTACGTGGCATAGTCACATCTCAGCTTGGCGACGTCGGAACCACAATTTCGGGACCCGGATTCAACGGCACTGTGAAAGGATACTTATCAGCGAGTCTTGGATATGATGATAAAATCAACGGTATTTCATCTGTGGGACTTTCAGTGATAGTTCTTATTGGATTCATTTTAATCTTCTTCGGCTCTTTTGCCATATCAGTCaaagttttgaattttcaaaGGAGATGA
- the LOC107458370 gene encoding ABC transporter G family member 31 isoform X2 translates to MTTSDGSEYFEIVSIGNESFARASNAETVEEDEEELRWAALSRLPSQKRSNYAVLRASSSRRRSPFGSEEKSKPGGGEKEELIDVRKLSRQHRELVVKKALATNEQDNYQLLFAIKERLDRVGLEVPKIEVRYKDLNVHADVQIGSRSLPTLINFTRDVIENILTSLRIFRPRRHSLTILNNVSGVIKPGRMTLLLGPPGSGKSTLLSALAGKLDKNLKKTGSITYNGYDINDFYVKRTSAYISQTDNNIAELTVRETLDFAARCQGAKEGFAVYTKDLGRLEKERNIRPSPEIDAFMKASSIGGKKHSVITDYILKVLGLDICSETIVGNEMIRGVSGGQRKRVTTGEMVVGPRKTLFMDEISTGLDSSTTYQIVKCIRNFVHQMEATVLMALLQPAPETFDLFDDLVLLSEGYVVYQGPREDVLEFFESIGFQLPPRKGVADFLQEVTSKKDQEQYWADPSKPYQYVSVLEIAEAFRNSKFGSYMESMQAHPFDKSKCHPSALAKSQFAVSKWELFKACFSREIILIKRHSFLYIFRTFQVAFVGFVTCTIFLRTRLHPTDEVNGNLYLSALFFGLIHMMFNGFSELPLMITRLPVFYKQRDNLFYPAWAWSLSSWILRVPYSVIEAIIWSAVVYYTVGFAPSAGRFFRYMILLFTVHQMALGLFRMMASIARDMVLANTFGSAALLVIFLLGGFIIPKGVIKPWWIWGYWLSPLTYGQRAISVNEFTASRWMEKSAINHNTVGDNILRLHSLPSDGYWYWIGVGVLALYAIFFNNMVTVALAYLNPLQKARTVILSDDDSENNSSRDATNQVHELTIREESNKKGMILPFQPLTMTFHNVNYSVEMPKVFRKQGIPETRLQLLSNVSGVFSPGVLTALVGSSGAGKTTLMDVLAGRKTGGHIEGDIKISGYPKVQRTFARIAGYVEQNDIHSPQVTIEESLWFSSSLRLPKDVSISQRHEFVEQVMQLVELDTLRHALVGMPGSSGLSTEQRKRLTIAVELVANPSIIFMDEPTSGLDARAAAIVMRTVRNTVDTGRTVVCTIHQPSIDIFEAFDELLLMKRGGRVIYGGKLGVRSQIMIDYFQGISGIPPIPDGYNPATWVLEVTTSAVEERIGADFADIYTSSDQFREVEASILQNGDPPAGSKPLKFDTTYSQNLFSQFYYCIWKQNLVYWRSPPYNAMRLFFTAISALIFGTVFWKVGLKRSTPQDLMMVMGALYSACLFLGVNNASSVQPIVSIERTVFYREKAAGMYSPIAYAAAQGLIEIPYIAVQTILFGIITYLMVEFERTAAKFFLYLLFMFLTFTYFTFYGMMAVGFTPSQHLAAVLSSAFYSLWNLLSGFLVPKSRIPGWWIWFYYICPVSWTLRGIVTSQLGDVGTTISGPGFNGTVKGYLSASLGYDDKINGISSVGLSVIVLIGFILIFFGSFAISVKVLNFQRR, encoded by the exons ATGACGACCTCCGATGGGAGCGAGTACTTCGAGATAGTATCGATCGGGAATGAGAGCTTTGCGAGGGCGTCGAACGCTGAGACGGTGGAGGAGGACGAGGAGGAGCTCCGGTGGGCGGCTCTCTCCAGATTGCCGTCTCAGAAGCGTAGCAACTACGCCGTCCTCCGAGCCTCATCGTCTCGCCGGAGATCTCCCTTCGGCTCGGAGGAGAAGTCGAAACCCGGCGGAGGTGAAAAAGAAGAACTGATCGACGTCAGGAAGCTCAGTCGCCAGCACCGTGAGCTCGTCGTCAAGAAAGCCCTCGCTACCAACGAACAAGATAATTACCAACTCCTCTTCGCCATCAAAGAACGCCTCGATAG GGTTGGATTGGAGGTGCCGAAGATTGAAGTGAGGTACAAGGATTTGAATGTGCATGCTGATGTTCAAATCGGTTCTAGATCTCTCCCAACTCTGATCAATTTCACTCGTGACGTCATTGAG AATATACTAACGAGTTTGAGGATATTTCGACCTAGACGGCATTCACTTACTATATTGAACAATGTCAGTGGTGTTATCAAACCTGGAAG GATGACTTTGCTACTTGGACCTCCGGGATCGGGAAAGTCCACTTTACTTTCGGCTCTAGCGGGCAAGCTTGATAAGAACCTAAAG AAAACTGGCAGCATAACATACAACGGCTATGATATAAATGACTTTTATGTTAAACGGACATCTGCTTACATTAGCCAAACAGATAATAATATTGCAGAACTGACCGTGCGAGAAACTCTTGACTTTGCTGCTAGATGTCAAGGCGCAAAAGAAGGTTTTGCag TTTATACCAAGGACCTGGGCCGCTTAGAGAAGGAAAGGAACATACGACCTAGTCCAGAAATCGACGCATTTATGAAG GCATCATCTATTGGTGGTAAAAAGCACAGTGTAATAACTGATTACATTTTGAAAGTGCTTGGTCTTGATATTTGTTCAGAGACCATAGTTGGTAACGAAATGATTAGGGGGGTCTCAGGTGGacaaagaaaaagagttacAACAG GAGAGATGGTTGTTGGTCCAAGAAAAACACTATTTATGGATGAAATATCAACTGGACTTGATAGCTCTACCACATACCAGATAGTAAAATGCATAAGGAATTTTGTCCATCAAATGGAGGCTACCGTGCTCATGGCCCTCCTTCAGCCAGCTCCTGAGACATTTGACCTGTTTGATGATCTGGTACTCCTATCAGAAGGTTACGTGGTATATCAAGGCCCAAGAGAAGACGTACTTGAGTTTTTTGAGTCAATAGGTTTTCAACTTCCACCACGTAAGGGTGTTGCAGACTTTCTTCAGGAG GTGACCTCTAAAAAGGATCAGGAACAATATTGGGCTGATCCTTCGAAGCCATACCAATATGTCTCAGTTCTTGAGATTGCAGAAGCCTTCAGGAATTCCAAATTTGGAAGCTATATGGAATCCATGCAGGCTCATCCGTTTGATAAAtcaaaatgtcatccttcaGCTTTGGCTAAATCTCAGTTTGCTGTGTCGAAGTGGGAGCTCTTTAAAGCTTGCTTTTCACGAGAAATTATTTTGATCAAAAGGCACAGTTTTCTTTACATCTTTAGGACGTTCCAG GTTGCTTTTGTTGGATTTGTCACATGCACAATATTCCTGCGAACAAGATTACATCCCACAGATGAGGTTAACGGAAACCTTTATCTTTCTGCTCTATTTTTTGGGCTCATTCACATGATGTTTAATGGTTTCTCTGAGCTACCTCTCATGATAACTCGGCTTCCAGTATTTTATAAGCAAAGAGACAATTTATTCTATCCTGCATGGGCATGGTCTCTTTCTAGTTGGATTCTCCGTGTACCCTACTCTGTTATTGAGGCTATAATATGGTCTGCTGTTGTATACTACACTGTTGGATTTGCCCCTTCCGCGGGAAG GTTTTTTCGCTATATGATTTTACTGTTTACAGTGCATCAAATGGCATTAGGTCTATTCCGGATGATGGCTTCTATCGCACGGGACATGGTTCTTGCGAATACATTTGGATCAGCTGCACTGTTAGTTATATTCTTGCTTGGAGGGTTTATTATCCCGAAAG GTGTGATTAAGCCATGGTGGATTTGGGGTTACTGGTTGTCCCCCCTTACATATGGACAACGCGCAATTTCTGTTAATGAGTTTACTGCTTCAAGATGGATGGAG AAATCTGCAATTAATCACAACACAGTTGGTGACAATATCCTCCGTCTACACAGCTTACCAAGTGATGGTTACTGGTATTGGATTGGTGTTGGCGTTTTGGCACTCTATGCAATCTTTTTCAACAATATGGTTACTGTGGCCTTGGCCTATCTAAATC CACTTCAGAAAGCACGGACAGTTATTCTTTCTGACGATGATTCAGAAAATAACTCTTCTAGAGATG CTACGAATCAGGTCCATGAATTGACTATTAGAGAAGAAAGTAATAAGAAAGGAATGATTCTTCCATTTCAACCACTGACAATGACATTCCACAAtgttaattattctgttgaaaTGCCGAAG GTGTTTAGAAAGCAAGGCATACCAGAAACTCGGTTGCAGCTATTGTCAAATGTGAGCGGAGTTTTTTCACCTGGTGTCCTTACAGCACTAGTGGGGTCTAGTGGGGCCGGAAAGACCACTTTAATGGATGTACTTGCCGGCAGGAAAACTGGAGGGCATATAGAAGGAGACATTAAAATATCTGGTTACCCAAAAGTGCAACGGACATTTGCTAGAATAGCAGGATATGTTGAACAAAATGATATACATTCTCCTCAAGTTACGATTGAGGAATCCCTATGGTTTTCTTCATCTTTACGCCTGCCAAAGGATGTCAGCATCAGTCAAAGACAT GAATTTGTTGAACAAGTAATGCAACTTGTTGAGCTTGACACTTTGAGACATGCATTGGTTGGTATGCCTGGCAGTTCTGGATTATCAACAGAGCAGAGAAAGCGATTGACAATTGCAGTAGAGCTTGTAGCAAACCCTTCCATTATTTTTATGGATGAACCTACATCTGGACTAGATGCACGTGCAGCAGCAATTGTCATGCGAACTGTTCGTAATACGGTTGATACTGGAAGAACTGTGGTTTGCACCATACATCAACCAAGTATTGATATATTTGAAGCATTTGATGAA TTACTTCTTATGAAACGTGGGGGAAGAGTAATATATGGGGGAAAGCTTGGTGTGCGCTCACAGATAATGATAGACTACTTTCAG GGAATCAGTGGAATTCCCCCCATTCCAGATGGCTACAATCCAGCTACTTGGGTGCTTGAGGTTACTACTTCGGCTGTCGAAGAAAGAATTGGTGCAGATTTTGCAGACATATATACAAGTTCTGACCAATTTAG GGAGGTGGAAGCTTCGATTCTTCAAAATGGAGACCCTCCTGCTGGCTCAAAACCACTGAAGTTTGACACCACATATTCACAAAACTTGTTCTCCCAATTTTATTATTGCATATGGAAACAAAACCTTGTGTACTGGAGAAGCCCACCATATAATGCCATGAGGCTATTCTTCACTGCAATCAGTGCTCTGATATTTGGAACTGTATTTTGGAAAGTTGGCTTAAAAAG GTCAACTCCTCAGGATCTTATGATGGTTATGGGAGCTCTGTATTCTGCATGCTTGTTTCTCGGGGTAAATAATGCTTCTTCTGTGCAGCCCATTGTTTCTATAGAAAGAACAGTGTTTTACAGGGAGAAAGCAGCTGGGATGTACTCTCCAATCGCATACGCTGCCGCTCAG GGGCTGATAGAGATACCATACATTGCTGTTCAGACTATTCTATTTGGTATAATCACATATTTGATGGTCGAATTTGAAAGGACAGCTG CGAAATTTTTTCTCTATCTCTTGTTCATGTTCTTAACCTTCACCTACTTCACCTTTTACGGCATGATGGCCGTTGGATTTACTCCTTCTCAACACTTGGCAGCTGTTCTTTCCTCAGCATTTTATTCTCTGTGGAATCTTCTTTCTGGTTTTCTTGTGCCAAAATCG AGGATTCCAGGATGGTGGATTTGGTTCTATTATATCTGCCCGGTTTCGTGGACATTACGTGGCATAGTCACATCTCAGCTTGGCGACGTCGGAACCACAATTTCGGGACCCGGATTCAACGGCACTGTGAAAGGATACTTATCAGCGAGTCTTGGATATGATGATAAAATCAACGGTATTTCATCTGTGGGACTTTCAGTGATAGTTCTTATTGGATTCATTTTAATCTTCTTCGGCTCTTTTGCCATATCAGTCaaagttttgaattttcaaaGGAGATGA
- the LOC107458367 gene encoding vacuolar cation/proton exchanger 3 — MHILSYYSSQQGNNNNNTMQSSSSMENNDLENNNSNKEVSNNINGSGSGIFAKTPSMVVRKKSSSEDSIIVTNNSNGRMEMLRNFVTNLREVILGTKLAVLFPAVPLAVAADLYSFGRPWIFALSLIGLAPLAERVSFLTEQIAYYTGPTVGGLLNATCGNATEMIIALLALRKNKVDVVKFSLLGSILSNLLLVLGSSLLCGGLANLKREQRYDRKQADVNSLLLLLGLLCHLLPLLFKYALAGGSYSIATSTLQLSRASSVVMLIAYLAYIVFQLKTHRVIFDAQEEEDDEEKAVLGFWSSFSWLVIMTLVISVLSEYVVGTIEAASDSWGISVSFISLILLPIVGNAAEHAGAIIFAFKNKLDISLGVAMGSATQISMFVVPLSVIVAWIMGIRMDLDFNLLDTGCLALAILVTAFTLQDGTSHYLKGVVLTLCYIVIAACFFVLKTPFTDDPDIETKTSYHAVA; from the exons ATGCACATTCTAAGTTATTACTCATCACAACaaggcaataataataataatacaatgcAATCCTCATCCTCTATGGAAAACAATGATTTGGAGAACAACAATAGCAATAAGGAAGTTTCAAACAACATCAATGGTAGTGGTAGTGGTATTTTTGCAAAGACACCATCAATGGTGGTGAGAAAGAAGTCATCGTCAGAAGATTCAATTATTGTCACAAACAATAGCAATGGTCGAATGGAAATGCTTAGGAATTTCGTGACAAATTTGAGAGAGGTCATTCTTGGAACTAAGCTTGCTGTGCTTTTTCCGGCAGTGCCTTTGGCTGTTGCTGCAGATTTGTATAGCTTTGGAAGG CCGTGGATTTTTGCATTAAGCTTAATCGGACTTGCCCCGCTAGCAGAACGTGTCAGCTTCCTCACTGA GCAAATTGCCTACTACACTGGTCCAACAG TTGGAGGGCTTCTGAATGCTACATGTGGAAATGCAACGGAGATGATAATTGCATTATTAGCACTGCGCAAGAACAAAGTGGATGTTGTCAAGTTCTCCCTTTTGGGTTCCATTCTCTCCAACCTTCTTTTGGTTCTTGGTAGTTCACTCCTTTGTGGTGGCTTGGCCAACCTTAAGAGGGAGCAAAGATATGACAGg aAACAAGCAGATGTGAACTCACTGCTATTGTTGCTGGGGTTGCTGTGCCATTTGCTGCCATTACTGTTCAAATACGCATTAGCAGGGGGAAGTTATTCAATTGCCACTTCTACCCTTCAGTTGTCAAGAGCAAGCAGTGTTGTCATGCTAATTGCATATCTTGCATATATTGTTTTCCAGTTAAAAACTCATCGAGTAATATTTGATGCACAAGAG gaagaagatgatgaagaaaagGCCGTTTTAGGATTTTGGAGTTCATTTTCATGGTTGGTTATTATGACATTGGTCATATCTGTGCTATCCGAATATGTTGTGGGAACCATtgag GCTGCTTCAGATTCTTGGGGCATTTCGGTTAGCTTCATTAGCCTAATCTTGCTTCCAATTGTTGGGAACGCTGCTGAACATGCTGGTGCAATCATATTTGCTTTTAAGAACAAGTTG GACATATCTTTGGGCGTTGCCATGGGATCGGCAACTCAAATTTCCATGTTTGTG GTTCCATTAAGTGTGATTGTTGCATGGATAATGGGCATTCGAATGGATCTGGACTTCAATCTTCTTGACACAGGGTGTCTTGCTTTGGCAATTCTTGTTACGGCATTTACTTTACAG GATGGAACTTCACATTACTTGAAGGGAGTTGTTCTTACCCTATGTTACATTGTAATTGCTGCGTGCTTTTTTGTTCTCAAAACTCCATTTACCG ACGACCCTGACATCGAAACTAAAACATCCTATCATGCTGTGGCCTAA